The following are encoded together in the Lactuca sativa cultivar Salinas chromosome 1, Lsat_Salinas_v11, whole genome shotgun sequence genome:
- the LOC111911905 gene encoding pentatricopeptide repeat-containing protein At4g21065, with translation MHFSASKIIVNKRAAEQQCLSILQICTTLLNLNQIHAQILKLGLQNNPLVLTKFTSTSSDLNAIDYASSILFSPDAKTHLYDTFLYNTVIRAYAQTHQSKITAVDIYKTMVWNDVTPNKFTYPFVLKACAGVGRLRLGESVHSKVVKFGFDEDIHVLNTMVHMYCSCGEVDNARVVFDEMPKSDSVSWSAMIGGYARMGRSTSAVELFREMQIAGVKPDEITMVSVLSACSDLGALELGKWVENYIEREKIPKSIELSNALIDMFTKCGDMDKALRLFKTLDHKTIVSWTSVIVGMAMHGRGLEAASLFEKMNLSGVPPDDVTFIGLLSACSHSGLVNEGQKYFDSMTSNFHIKPKIEHYGCMVDLFSRAGLVKEALEFVTKMPLDPNPIIWRTLTAACRLHGQLNLGETITKKLIEYEPLDQSNYVLLSNIYGKMSDWEKKKKIRDVMGEKGIKKIPGSTMIELDNKMYEFVSGDRTHDLDKEIHEMIDEMGWKMKMAGYVATTSEVLLDINEEDKEDALNRHSEKLAIAFALLKTPPGTRIRIVKNLRVCSDCHSATKFVSKIYNREIVVRDRNRFHHFRDGICSCKDFW, from the coding sequence ATGCACTTCTCAGCATCCAAAATCATCGTCAACAAAAGAGCAGCAGAACAACAATGTTTATCCATCCTCCAAATCTGCACTACACTCCTTAATCTCAACCAAATTCATGCACAGATTCTCAAACTGGGTCTCCAAAACAACCCACTAGTCCTCACCAAATTCACTTCAACATCATCCGATCTCAATGCCATTGACTACGCTTCATCCATCCTATTCTCTCCGGATGCTAAAACACATCTCTACGATACTTTCCTTTACAACACCGTCATTAGAGCTTACGCGCAAACCCATCAATCCAAGATCACAGCTGTTGATATTTACAAAACCATGGTTTGGAATGATGTTACCCCTAATAAGTTCACATACCCATTTGTCCTCAAGGCCTGCGCGGGTGTGGGGAGGTTACGTTTAGGCGAATCGGTTCATAGTAAGGTTGTGAAGTTTGGGTTTGATGAGGACATACATGTCTTGAATACTATGGTTCACATGTATTGTTCTTGTGGTGAGGTTGATAATGCACGAGTCGTGTTCGACGAAATGCCTAAGTCGGATTCTGTATCCTGGAGTGCAATGATCGGTGGGTACGCACGCATGGGAAGGTCAACCAGTGCTGTTGAGTTGTTTAGAGAGATGCAGATTGCTGGGGTTAAACCCGATGAGATCACCATGGTTTCTGTTCTCTCTGCCTGTAGTGATTTAGGCGCTTTAGAGCTTGGAAAATGGGTTGAAAACTATATAGAAAGAGAAAAGATTCCAAAAAGCATCGAACTTTCTAATGCCCTTATTGATATGTTCACTAAATGTGGCGACATGGATAAAGCTTTAAGGCTATTCAAAACCTTGGATCATAAAACCATCGTTTCTTGGACTTCTGTGATTGTGGGCATGGCAATGCATGGACGTGGGTTAGAAGCTGCTTCATTGTTTGAAAAAATGAATCTTTCTGGGGTCCCACCAGATGATGTCACTTTTATCGGGTTGCTTTCAGCTTGTAGTCATTCAGGTTTAGTCAACGAAGGCCAAAAGTACTTTGACTCCATGACTTCAAACTTCCATATAAAACCCAAAATCGAGCATTACGGATGCATGGTTGACCTTTTCAGTAGAGCAGGATTAGTCAAAGAGGCACTAGAATTtgttaccaaaatgccccttgaCCCAAACCCGATAATCTGGAGGACGTTGACCGCAGCATGTCGTCTCCACGGTCAACTCAATCTCGGTGAAACCATCACAAAAAAGCTGATCGAATACGAGCCGTTGGATCAATCTAATTATGTCTTGCTTTCGAATATATACGGGAAAATGTCGGATtgggaaaagaaaaagaaaatcagAGACGTGATGGGCGAAAAGGGAATAAAAAAGATTCCCGGGAGTACAATGATAGAACTAGACAACAAGATGTATGAATTTGTTTCGGGTGATAGAACACATGATTTAGATAAAGAGATTCATGAGATGATTGATGAAATGGGGTGGAAGATGAAGATGGCTGGATATGTTGCTACTACTTCAGAGGTGTTACTTGATATCAATGAAGAGGATAAAGAAGATGCTTTGAATAGACATAGTGAAAAATTAGCTATTGCATTCGCGCTTTTGAAAACGCCACCTGGCACTCGTATACGCATTGTGAAAAACTTGCGTGTTTGTAGCGATTGTCATTCTGCAACAAAGTTTGTTTCCAAGATTTATAATCGGGAGATTGTTGTTAGAGATAGAAATAGATTTCATCACTTTAGAGATGGGATTTGTTCATGTAAAGACTTTTGGTGA